Genomic DNA from Planctomycetota bacterium:
AGGGAAATAGAGACCTTGGAAACCGGGCTGAGTGAGCAGGACGCGCTATACAAGGACATATCCCGGGAACTGGAGAATGTCGGGCTGAAACTGGAAGAGAAACGCAATGAGACCTTCCAGACCAGCCACAAAAAATCAAACTACCAAAACGAGCTTTTCTCCATCCAGGCCGAGTTGAAAAACCTGGCGGCCCGGCGCGAGAAATTCACCGCCCGGATCAAAGAGATTGAGATTGAAACCGAAACCCTGAAACAGAACAAGTCCGGACTGGAATCATCCCGCCGGCAGGTTGACGATGTTATCAACAACCTGAAGACCGATATTGCTCAAAAGGAAATGGTCCTCAAGGCCATCCAGAACGACCTGGCCGGCATCAGCGCTGAATTCAACAAGGTCAAGGATGACTTAAACCGCATCTCCTCCCGCAAAGAGGTACTGGAAGACCTGGAACTCCATCACGAGGGATGCTCCAACGGCGTCCGTTCGGTCCTGGAATCACGGTCCAGCATTGCCGCCAATATCTACGGTTTGGTGGCCGATATCGTCGAGGTAAAACCACAGTATGTCAATGCCGCCGAGGCCGGACTCAAGGGTATAGCCGATGCCCTGATTGTCCAGTCCCAGGCTGATGCGCTCAGTGTCATTCAATTCGTCCGGGATAGCCAGAAGGGTAGAGTTACCGCCATTGCCATTGATAAACTCAAATCATTCTCCCTGCGTCCGCCCATTCCGGCAAATAACATCGCCGGCATCATCGGCTATGCCGATGAGATTATCCAGTCCGTAAAATTGGACAATATTACTCCGGAGATGAAATCAGCCCTGGCCCGGGTTTTGCTCGGTCAGTATCTCCTGGTCGATAACAGCGCCACGGCCCAGCAGGTGCTCAGCGAGCACCTCTATGACGGCCCGATTCTGACCGTTAACGGCGAGATTATCAATCCCAACGGCATCATCTCCGGCGGCTCAATTGACGCCGGACTGGGCCTGATTTCCCGCAAGACCGAGTTGCGCGACCTCAACGGTAAACTGCTGGCTTTAGCCGAGCAACTCAAGACCCTGGAACAGATGCAGTCCAACAAGGCCGCGGAAATAGATGCGCTCCAGATGGAGCTGCAGAAATCCAGAATCTCGGTCTATGAGAAATCAGTCGAATTGACCACCGCGGACAACGCCGTCTCGGAACTGGACCGGCGGCTGGCTATCCTGGCCAAGGAAATGGAGATAAGCAATCTGGAACACGCCGAGGTGGCCCAGCAGATACAGTCGCTCTCCGATCGGGCTATCACTACCGCCCAGTTTGTCAAGGAATTGGAAGCCGCTCTGGTTAAAATCCAGGCCGAGATAGAGCAGGCCAATAATGCGGCCAACGAATATGCCCAGAAGAAACAACAGATAGAAACCCAGGTCACCGAACTTAAAGTTAAGCAGGCCAAACTCCTGTCCCAGCGCGAGCATTTTACCCAGCAACAGGCCCAGATGAACGAGGATATCAAGCATCTGGAAGCGGTGCTGGAGGCATCGGCTAACTCATTAAACGAGATCAAGAACCGGATTATCGAACTGGATACGGCCCGGACCGCCGATGAACAACTCCTTAAGGAACTGGCCGAGGAACAGGCCAGGGTTCAGTCCCTGGTCACGGAATTCCGGACCCGGACTCAGGAACTCAAAGAGAAATTAGGCCTCCAGAAGACCGATGAGGAAAAGGTCCTGTTAGAAATAAACACCATCCAGAACAGCATCAGCGAAACCTCCTACCAGGAACGGGAGACAACGCTCAAGCTGGATAATCTCTGCGAGAAGCACAAGGAAGAGACCGGCGCCGACCTGAAGGCCCTTTGCGAAGCAATGGTCGGGAGCATTCAGCCAGCGGCTGAAGCGCACCGGGAGGCATCATATCAGAGTTACCAGCCTCAGACCGAGGCCCAGGACGCTCAAAACGCCGAGGACTGGCAGAAGGTCAACCAGACTATTGAGGAACTAAAATCCCGGCTGGGTGATATGACCGACGTCAATCTCTCGGCTATCGACCAGTTAAAGTCGCTCGAGGAGCGCAACGCCACCCTGACCGTCCAGGAACAGGATCTGGCCAAATCCAAGGAGGCGCTCCAGGAATTCATCCGCAAGACCAACCGGGAATGCCGCGAACGGTTTGAGAAGACCTTTGTCCAGGTGGCCGAGAATTTCAGCCAGCTCTTCCGGAAACTATTCGGCGGCGGCCGGGCCGAGCTTACCCTGGAAAAGCGTTCTGAGATAGAAGCCATTCCTGATTCCACTGTCATTCCTGCGGAAGCAGTAATCTCCGCCAACGGCGAGACATCGCCTTCGGGCGTGCAGACGGAAGGGCAGGCATCTGTTTCTCCGGAAGCGACACCGGGCCGGCGCCACAACTCGAATGACCTGCTGGAAGTGGGCATAGACATCATCGCCAAGCCGCCCGGCAAGGAGCCGACTTCTATATCATTACTTTCCGGCGGTGAAAAGGCCTTAACCGCCCTGGCCTTGGTTATGGCCATTTTCAAACTCCAGCCCAGCCCGTTCTGTATCCTGGACGAGGCCGACTCGCCCCTGGATGAGAACAACGTGGACCGCTTCTGCGCCATGATAAAGGAATTTGCCGTCGAAACCCAGTTCATCGTCATCACCCACAACAAAAAGACCATGCTCTCGGGCGATGTTATGTATGGCCTGACCATGCCCACCCCGGGTATCTCCAAGAAGGTCTCCATCAAGATGGACGAGGTGGACAAATTCGTGGCCGAAAATCCGGACGCCGCGCCGGATAAAAAATCTCCGGTCCAGCCCGCGCTCCAACAGGCCTAAACTTGTGGCGAGTTTATCGAACCATTATCCATCCGCTTGCACTGAACAGATTCGATTCTCTCACTGTAAACTTAGCCCAGGTGTTAAATCCGTCTTACCCGCTCAATCTGTATACTAAATCACTGATTTATAATTATTTTATAATTCTGCCTACTTTTCGGCGTATCCGGGGTATAAACCGCTGAAAGGATAAGATAAACAATAAACGGGTTATCCGGAAAATAAAATATTTTTACCTGGCTTGCAGTTTTTCAGCCCTCTCAAACATTCTATAGTGCAGAAAGGAATGGTGACAAAAATAGGTTATGTTTGGGTTTTGCCTGGTGTGGATGATTATCTACAACTTGGGTCAAAGCTTGTTACCAAAAAGTAACAAAAATACCACAGTTTCGCAATGCGGTTACCAAATGGTAACCGGAAAAACAACAGAATTTAACGGATTTAGCGGAATTTATGCCGCAAATAATACAAGGGGCGCGAAGAATAAATATGTTTAACCTTATTAAATACATGGAGTTAAATAATATCGTATGCTTTTCGGGCCCTGGGGGAGAGGAAAATAATCTCGTCTGCGGGCAGTTTTGGCATGGAAATTGCTATATAATTGAGAGTATTTGTAATCGTAACCGGTCTAAAACGGACCGTGAAGAAATGAATAGTTTTTATGAGCAACCTAAAAATTAACAGCCGGCATCTGATTGCCGCGGGAATGATTCTTTTCCTGGGGTTGTCCCTGTATTATATAGGAAGGCCAGGCCCGTCAGACCGAAAGATAACCGCGCCATCGATTGTAAAGTCGGAATCAGGTAAGGTATCTCAGCCCAGGCCGCGCGCCGGTTATCTGGTCAAATCAAGCGTGCGCCGGACCGAACCAACCGAGCCGGTTCAGACCTCGGATACCTTGGTTAAATCAGACAGCAGCGCGCCGGAGTCAATCAGCGG
This window encodes:
- the smc gene encoding chromosome segregation protein SMC, with the translated sequence MKLTRLTLEGFKSFAHRTEVNFDYGTTILVGPNGCGKSNVVDSIKWVLGDRSVKSLRSEEMLDVIFNGASDAKPAGFAAVSLSFANSTGAPDAAKLPMDYEEITVTRRLHRSGESEYLLNNQPCRLKDIRELFMGTGVGMESYSIIEQGKVDFILRSNPFERRELLDEAAGISKYKAKRKESESKLLKVEQDLLRLTDILREVRREIRSIKIQATKAEKYKATLEELRAKKTQLSLHTYHQYFQKQAELTAKNTELKAGYETLNTRLRAIEEVIVAIDREIIQIDNSSAGHQDALVNLSGRISQTQQRIESSVTRRNELVQSEEETKNNIATYTQKAIDLRSRIVEVMQSYETVKREIETLETGLSEQDALYKDISRELENVGLKLEEKRNETFQTSHKKSNYQNELFSIQAELKNLAARREKFTARIKEIEIETETLKQNKSGLESSRRQVDDVINNLKTDIAQKEMVLKAIQNDLAGISAEFNKVKDDLNRISSRKEVLEDLELHHEGCSNGVRSVLESRSSIAANIYGLVADIVEVKPQYVNAAEAGLKGIADALIVQSQADALSVIQFVRDSQKGRVTAIAIDKLKSFSLRPPIPANNIAGIIGYADEIIQSVKLDNITPEMKSALARVLLGQYLLVDNSATAQQVLSEHLYDGPILTVNGEIINPNGIISGGSIDAGLGLISRKTELRDLNGKLLALAEQLKTLEQMQSNKAAEIDALQMELQKSRISVYEKSVELTTADNAVSELDRRLAILAKEMEISNLEHAEVAQQIQSLSDRAITTAQFVKELEAALVKIQAEIEQANNAANEYAQKKQQIETQVTELKVKQAKLLSQREHFTQQQAQMNEDIKHLEAVLEASANSLNEIKNRIIELDTARTADEQLLKELAEEQARVQSLVTEFRTRTQELKEKLGLQKTDEEKVLLEINTIQNSISETSYQERETTLKLDNLCEKHKEETGADLKALCEAMVGSIQPAAEAHREASYQSYQPQTEAQDAQNAEDWQKVNQTIEELKSRLGDMTDVNLSAIDQLKSLEERNATLTVQEQDLAKSKEALQEFIRKTNRECRERFEKTFVQVAENFSQLFRKLFGGGRAELTLEKRSEIEAIPDSTVIPAEAVISANGETSPSGVQTEGQASVSPEATPGRRHNSNDLLEVGIDIIAKPPGKEPTSISLLSGGEKALTALALVMAIFKLQPSPFCILDEADSPLDENNVDRFCAMIKEFAVETQFIVITHNKKTMLSGDVMYGLTMPTPGISKKVSIKMDEVDKFVAENPDAAPDKKSPVQPALQQA